In Schizosaccharomyces osmophilus chromosome 2, complete sequence, the following proteins share a genomic window:
- the bsd1 gene encoding NEDD4 family-interacting protein-like protein: MANEVQPHTETVEINSFQHTSSGRNVLSAAFHPPEDDIESDERAPLYQNPRHSTDTEPDAVESETHLSSENISSDGRSPHSPHAASSSTSRQPRTHYVDSVFSNLSAKPTAEPEKENEEPPTYEEVAADIAPPYWDTTMVVPSFGTNEIYIDGMTVGSPIAFFWSALVSFIFPFVGFLVTYVLSATHSGRYGSQIGLTMTLLQRGYNMVVESGMLQNDGNDVSDDSDELPHQKLIGCILLITGWCFFLVDTINFIRIRRTKNAIQQTNPENVAPEAIV, translated from the exons ATGGCAAACGAAGTACAG CCGCACACCGAAACAGTGgaaatcaattcctttcaaCATACATCTTCTGGTAGAAATGTTCTTTCTGCAGCTTTTCATCCGCCAGAGGATGATATTGAATCCGATGAAAGAGCTCCTTTATATCAAAATCCACGACACTCTACAGACACAGAACCAGATGCTGTAGAATCAGAAACTCATCTTTCTTCTGAAAATATATCCTCAGATGGAAGATCCCCGCATTCACCACATGCTGCTTCAAGTTCAACTTCCCGTCAACCCAGAACCCACTATGTCGACAGCGTCTTTTCCAACCTTTCTGCTAAACCAACTGCAGAGCCTGAAAAAGAGAACGAAGAACCTCCT ACCTATGAAGAAGTTGCAGCTGATATTGCGCCGCCTTATTGGGACACCACAATGGTGGTTCCGAGCTTTGGAACCAACGAAATTTACATCGATGGAATGACGGTTGGTTCACCAATTGCCTTTTTTTGGAGTGCTCTAGtatcttttatatttccTTTCGTGGGCTTTCTTGTCACTTACGTTTTGTCTGCGACCCATTCCGGTCGCTACGGATCGCAGATCGGCTTGACCATGACCCTATTGCAAAGAGGATACAATATGGTGGTTGAAAGTGGAATGCTGCAAAATGATGGTAACGATGTTTCAGATGATTCTGATGAATTACCACACCAAAAGTTGATAGGTTGCATTCTTTTAATAACCGGTTGGTGTTTTTTCTTAGTAGACACTATTAATTTTATTCGCATCCGCCGGACAAAGAATGCTATCCAACAAACAAATCCCGAAAATGTGGCGCCTGAAGCTATTGTTTAA
- the hrb1 gene encoding RNA-binding protein involved in export of mRNAs Hrb1: MPGQMEWTGTNPSYVPNQTLPATDRERSMSPRIYGDVSGMRKRGSYHDEEIPLKDPHLVTGKQNSQQERRVYVGNLSYQVRWYELKDFMKQAGHVLYAEILNLPNGLSKGCGIIEYSTSEEAQRAVETLSNKEYMGRLIYVREDREQEPKFGSRALSHGHLLDRGNDVGRQLFVGNLPYSVRWQDLKDLFRQVGTVVRADVQMNQDGRSRGIGIVLMSSAKDAHDAIEMLNNTAYMGRTLEVRLDRFAKNKNNSYPVRGVGFPSYSHDASSMMNNPLYMPTMVGMPPAIDELVDNAFSYGSPSNRVYVGNLPWATVNQDLFNLFGSVGNVVQAKIAHESNGYSRGYGVVEYEKEHEAADAIENLNGSQYGGRHLQVSYVRYGQPANPLLPSMIPTLATAPVTYPSPIIPISTSNSPMTSHSYVSPMLSYMPVPMTASDLPPNVSTPPIVDNTVNNTQQISPSNEAVKDFELLSSLRTNGDS; encoded by the exons ATGCCTGGACAAATGGAATGG ACTGGAACAAATCCATCATATGTACCGAATCAGACATTGCCGGCAACGGACCGTGAAAGATCAATGTCTCCAAGAATATACGGAGATGTCAGCGGGATGCGAAAACGAGGAAGTTATCACGATGAAGAAATTCCTCTAAAAGATCCACATTTGGTCACTGGGAAACAAAACAGTCAGCAGGAACGTCGTGTATACGTCGGAAACCTTTCCTACCAAGTTCGATGGTatgaattgaaagattttATGAAACAAGCTGGTCATGTACTGTATGCGGAAATCTTAAATTTACCGAATGGTCTATCAAAG GGTTGTGGTATCATAGAGTACTCGACCAGTGAGGAAGCACAAAGAGCAGTGGAAACCCTTAGCAACAAAGAGTATATGGGCCGCCTCATTTACGTTCGAGAA GATCGTGAGCAAGAACCCAAGTTTGGCTCTCGTGCATTGTCTCATGGGCATCTGCTTGATCGAGGAAATGATGTTGGCCGGCAGTTATTTGTAGGAAAC CTTCCCTATTCTGTCCGTTGGCAGGATCTGAAGGACTTATTCCGGCAGGTTGGAACCGTTGTTCGTGCCGACGTGCAAATGAACCAGGATGGTCGTTCCCGTGGTATAGGAATCGTCCTTATGAGCTCTGCAAAAGACGCACATGACGCTATCGAAATGCTAAACAACACTGCCTACATGGGTCGTACACTTGAAGTTCGTTTGGATCGTTTTGccaagaataaaaataattcatACCCTGTACGTGGCGTTGGCTTCCCTAGTTATTCTCATGATGCTTCCTCTATGATGAATAATCCGCTGTACATGCCAACCATGGTTGGTATGCCACCAGCAATAGATGAGCTTGTGGATAATGCCTTCTCATACGGCTCCCCATCAAACCGAGTCTACGTTGGTAAC TTGCCATGGGCCACCGTTAATCAAGACTTGTTTAATCTTTTTGGTAGCGTTGGCAACGTTGTACAAGCAAAAATTGCTCATGAATCGAACGGTTATTCCAGAGGCTACGGTGTCGTAGAATACGAGAAGGAGCATGAAGCCGCTGATGCTATCGAGAATTTGAACGGTTCTCAGTATGGTGGAAGACACTTACAAGTTTCGTATGTTCGTTATGGTCAGCCGGCGAACCCTCTATTACCAAGTATGATCCCCACCCTGGCGACGGCTCCGGTGACTTACCCTTCTCCTATTATCCCTATTTCTACATCGAATTCTCCTATGACTTCACATTCGTATGTCAGTCCTATGCTCAGTTATATGCCTGTTCCTATGACGGCTTCTGATCTACCGCCAAACGTCTCTACACCGCCGATTGTTGACAATACGGTAAACAACACTCAGCAAATTTCACCGTCCAACGAAGCGGTAAAGGATTTTGAACTACTTTCTTCGCTCCGTACGAATGGAGACTCTTAA
- a CDS encoding transmembrane transporter, which produces MENSQENEGVLLSHRRHMVGSMPTRRASAFSRIENVEPVAENIELQTLPNKQKQKQTQVEEVSTTTEAGMYYFEEDPNMLPPKRSIAFILINNLMCEMTATTALPISAAYTQYLGGTDAFSGLVIGIPTLVSLAFMYPMLLFANPKSAHGYTLYFRPLLISCFSQIIGHMLYSLAYRAHWVYLILIGRMFNGIGFTMFLYHKKYLADKEFVGRNRSTFLSTLNILAQTLGFMSGAFIGGVLAKASRNSKNLYWNEYTAGSWFMLIAWAVYMVFLKLFFKEVLPVNNRDLTQRAEANQGRGIRLSFVQKCFVVFLFLAAFSCYFTVMGYQTSIPIYASRAYDYNPFQTGNFLALSSLVVAPFILFSTLLSRWLEDRQIMLLGVLLGTIALVVHLILDAVHKLPVQPYFVIYSLMTFGFGVGAAPFMSLSSKQLHPKFQILVSIVVQVGISLADTVGAITGGAIYNITTVGFIAMNLGLAVLVLIALLCLWNSIKEKTT; this is translated from the coding sequence ATGGAAAACTCGCAAGAGAATGAAGGGGTTCTGTTGAGCCATCGGCGGCATATGGTCGGATCAATGCCAACGAGACGAGCATCTGCTTTCAGTCGAATTGAAAATGTGGAACCTGTTGCTGAGAATATCGAGTTGCAAACACTTCCaaacaagcaaaagcaaaagcaaacgCAGGTCGAGGAGGTTTCAACCACAACTGAAGCTGGAATGTActattttgaagaagaccCAAATATGCTTCCTCCAAAGCGCtcaattgcttttataTTAATCAACAACCTTATGTGCGAAATGACTGCAACTACAGCCTTACCGATTTCAGCAGCGTATACACAATACCTGGGTGGAACGGACGCATTTTCCGGTCTTGTAATTGGTATTCCAACCCTTGTTTCGTTAGCATTTATGTACccaatgcttcttttcgcaaatccaaaatctgCTCATGGGTATACGCTCTATTTCCGACCCTTGCTTATATCTTGCTTTTCACAAATTATTGGGCACATGCTATACAGCTTGGCATATCGTGCTCATTGGGtctatttaattttgattGGACGTATGTTTAACGGTATTGGGTTTACGATGTTTTTGTACCACAAAAAGTATTTAGCCGACAAGGAATTTGTCGGAAGGAACCGATCAACCTTTCTTTCGACTTTGAATATCCTTGCTCAAACTTTGGGTTTCATGTCAGGTGCTTTTATAGGAGGTGTCTTGGCTAAAGCATCCCGAAACAGTAAAAATCTCTACTGGAATGAATACACCGCTGGCTCCTGGTTTATGTTGATTGCATGGGCTGTGTATAtggtatttttgaaactgTTTTTCAAAGAGGTCTTACCAGTAAATAACAGGGATCTAACTCAAAGAGCGGAAGCAAATCAAGGTCGAGGAATCCGCTTGTCATTTGtacaaaaatgttttgtGGTCTTCCTGTTTTTAGCCGCTTTCTCTTGTTATTTTACCGTCATGGGATACCAAACAAGTATTCCTATTTATGCGAGTAGAGCGTACGACTACAATCCCTTTCAAACAGGTAATTTCTTAGCACTTTCCTCGCTCGTCGTAGCGCCTTTTATTCTGTTTAGCACGCTCTTATCCAGATGGCTTGAAGATCGCCAAATTATGTTACTTGGTGTTTTATTGGGAACTATAGCTCTCGTCGTGCATTTGATTTTAGATGCTGTGCACAAGCTTCCTGTTCAGCCATACtttgttatttattctCTAATGACCTTTGGTTTTGGTGTTGGCGCTGCTCCGTTTATGTCTCTTTCCTCCAAGCAGCTTCACCCTAAATTTCAAATCTTGGTGAGCATCGTTGTCCAAGTCGGTATCTCTTTGGCTGACACTGTGGGCGCTATTACGGGAGGTGCCATTTACAATATAACAACAGTCGGTTTCATTGCAATGAATTTGGGTTTGGCCGTGTTGGTGTTGATTGCATTATTATGTCTATGGAACTCaatcaaagagaaaacaaccTAA
- the ubp2 gene encoding ubiquitin C-terminal hydrolase Ubp2, which translates to MADMQGLNIRKSPNRLIQDLDVFDGSSKDWNNPWSPHNARYLWQLHFSSVDSVEQNPYDFWCVCQKTRKHIRVQIQKEVDYPHIIEPEVEFTPPEQIVAYCLVKEAEQFNEHVEKNVPDLSELSRQWKSEDGKITVKVEWRNSYLDASCIKDIIDSRRPSFASLLSKKPASQQQVSQSSPSLYTTFSSLELFLRNVLFNNDHRSISAAPEGTFEKHVGRGPHIQKLMNILSFHFNSENTNFVPSIASEPLSNEQRINLTLARNELIILANNYREGSKDSLVPSPNATAKLARPYLISALNVPAYNSVAPMYTSIFHQNNASLPDDPAFIALGVTNDYPDELVCFFYHKQKENDPDNARIYVDAFAHIYNLRKTSLLKNQLQLEKKVGLVSSDAIQSAYTSLSLETEVSALAQNFKYTDKHILDTFWNSIQKHPESIRVQRENLETVACARNSKGLLEYLRSTYAIFYNVQEAYNWLGISPDTEDGMIASVALVKSEDDSSKAMEAIKCIAEERNSPVLYEFLASQDPSYLPQVPDTVMTTDDAYESLAVQDRDVSDDMLINVYTFAVEDQPERSDRLKSALKCIGESRNSKLIMHFLEHGNLDLPEEPPNLNVPVGLENTGNFCYLNSLLQYYFIIKPLRDAVLEINHNKDVSMIKTREAIKKVGGRSVNRIEFLRALQFTYELRSLFQQLITTKSSSILPSSKLAYLALIPLTMEQVNSTSSSVIHPMESNNTYTEIHQQSEQTGAPSNISGSTSTSDLINLAPLNNDEDTQMPYFDISEEEINSSLDLGRQQDVAECIDHVLFQIEVSLGPTKNDEGTDSSDEDLIRRLFYGKTKQTLHDDSQGTRSGEELYSHLIVDLYKERQTLYDVLDGVFETVTLDLGNETTKRSLCIKELPMILQLQIQRVQFDRSTGQPFKSNAYVEFGKELHMDHYVEDENGEMAPLLEKYWNMKQKIGELQHRRKFLMTTNSQLLSSVDTLTTLSTWADYQKNSRLPISKMLPQLLQEETEKIKMELEALAQEEQQKQEERMHLFDDHLKHSYDLLAVFIHRGQATFGHYWTYMRDLDTDVFRKYNDEYVTEVDESEVFADTTGNTANPYMLTYVRKDCRHIIECLSRNLDFSNENLK; encoded by the exons ATGGCAGATATGCAAGGGCTTAACATTAGGAAAAGTCCGAATCGATTAATACAGGATTTAGACGTCTTTGACGGATCTTCAAAGGATTGGAATAATCCTTGGAGTCCACACAATGCCAGATATCTTTGGCAATTGCATTTTTCCTCTGTTGATTCTGTTGAGCAGAATCCTTATGACTTCTGGTGCGTTTGCCAGAAAACCCGAAAGCATATTCGTgtacaaatacaaaaggaagTTGATTATCCTCACATAATAGAACCCGAGGTGGAGTTTACCCCGCCAGAGCAAATAGTCGCGTATTGTTTGGTAAAAGAAGCAGAGCAGTTTAATGAACATGTAGAGAAGAATGTCCCCGATTTATCGGAACTGTCTAGGCAATGGAAGTCTGAAGATGGAAAGATAACCGTCAAAGTTGAATGGAGAAACAGCTATTTGGATGCCTCATGCATCAAGGACATCATAGACTCTCGTCGACCttcctttgcttctttactttcaaaaaagccTGCATCTCAACAACAAGTATCGCAATCTTCTCCTTCTCTCTATacaactttttcttccctGGAGTTGTTCCTTCGCAATGTGTTATTCAATAATGATCATCGCTCTATTAGTGCTGCGCCGGAAGGTACCTTTGAGAAACACGTTGGTAGAGGGCCTCACATTCAAAAACTTATGAACATTCTCTCATTTCACTTTAATTctgaaaatacaaattttgTTCCAAGCATAGCAAGCGAACCTTTATCTAATGAGCAAAGAATAAACTTAACATTGGCTCGGAATGAGCTTATTATATTGGCAAATAACTACCGGGAAGGATCGAAAGATTCTCTTGTTCCCAGTCCAAATGCAACCGCAAAGTTAGCCCGTCCTTATTTAATCTCCGCTTTAAATGTTCCTGCATATAATAGCGTTGCTCCCATGTACACTTCTATTTTTCATCAGAACAATGCTTCTTTGCCCGATGACCCCGCTTTCATTGCTCTTGGTGTTACGAATGATTACCCTGATGAAttagtttgttttttctatcacaaacaaaaagaaaacgacCCGGATAATGCAAGAATTTACGTAGATGCTTTCGCACATATTTATAACCTTAGAAAAACttctttgttgaaaaatcaGCTTCAGctcgaaaaaaaagttggtCTCGTCTCCAGTGATGCTATACAATCTGCTTATacttctctttctttggaaacagAGGTTTCCGCTTTAGCCCAAAACTTCAAATATACGGACAAGCATATATTAGATACTTTCTGGAATAGTATACAAAAACACCCTGAATCGATAAGAGTTCAGCGCGAGAATTTGGAAACAGTCGCTTGTGCTAGAAATAGTAAAGGACTTTTGGAATATCTTCGTTCTACATATGCAATATTCTACAATGTCCAAGAGGCTTATAATTGGCTTGGAATCAGTCCAGATACTGAGGATGGTATGATAGCTTCTGTTGCCCTGGTCAAGTCTGAAGATGATTCTTCAAAGGCAATGGAAGCAATCAAGTGCATTGCCGAGGAAAGAAATAGTCCCGTTTTATATGAGTTTTTAGCATCTCAAGACCCTTCTTATCTTCCTCAGGTTCCTGACACTGTTATGACCACTGACGACGCTTATGAATCACTTGCAGTTCAGGACCGTGACGTGTCAGATGATATGTTAATAAATGTTTATACTTTTGCTGTTGAGGATCAACCAGAGAGATCAGACCGTTTGAAGTCGGCATTAAAATGCATTGGCGAATCTAGGAATTCAAAGCTGATAATGCACTTTTTGGAACATGGCAACCTTGACCTTCCTGAGGAGCCACCCAATTTAAACGTTCCTGTAGGATTGGAAAACACAGGGAATTTTTGTTATCTGAATTCCTTGCTCCAGTACTATTTTATCATTAAACCTCTTCGTGATGCAGTCTTGGAAATTAATCACAATAAAGATGTTTCTATGATAAAAACGAGAGAAGCTATTAAAAAGGTTGGTGGCCGTAGCGTAAATCGTATTGAATTTTTACGCGCTTTGCAGTTCACCTATGAGCTTcgttctctttttcaacaGCTTATTACCACGAAAAGTTCATCTATCCTTCCATCATCGAAACTGGCGTATTTGGCTTTAATCCCGTTAACTATGGAACAGGTTAATTCAACATCCTCTTCCGTAATTCACCCGATGGAATCAAACAATACTTATACAGAAATTCATCAACAGAGCGAACAAACTGGCGCTCCTTCAAACATTAGTGGCTCGACTTCTACATCGGATTTAATCAATTTGGCTCCTTTAAATAATGATGAAGATACGCAAATGCCTTACTTTGATATATCAGAAGAAGAGATAAATTCGTCTTTGGATTTGGGACGCCAGCAGGATGTTGCTGAATGCATCGATCATGTTCTATTTCAAATTGAGGTTTCTTTAGGTCCAACGAAGAATGATGAAGGAACAGATAGTTCAGATGAAGATTTAATTCGACGACTATTTTATGGTAAAACAAAGCAGACATTACATGATGATAGTCAAGGAACTCGATCAGGTGAAGAGTTGTATTCGCATTTGATTGTCGACTTGTACAAAGAGCGGCAAACCTTATATGATGTTTTGGATGGCGTTTTTGAGACAGTAACGCTCGACTTAGGCAACGAAACTACTAAACGTTCTTTATGTATTAAAGAACTTCCGATGATTTTACAACTACAAATCCAACGGGTACAGTTTGATCGTTCTACCGGCCAACCGTTTAAGTCTAATGCCTACGTTGAATTCGGGAAAGAGTTGCACATGGATCACTATGTGGAAGATGAAAACGGAGAAATGGCACCtttgttggaaaaataTTGGAatatgaaacaaaaaattggtGAATTGCAACATCGTCGAAAATTTTTGATGACTACGAATTCACAACTGTTATCGTCAGTAGACACATTGACAACACTTTCAACTTGGGCTGATTATCAGAAAAATTCGCGATTGCCTATAAGCAAAATGTTGCCGCAGCTTCTTCAAGAGGAGACCgagaaaattaaaatggAGCTTGAAGCGTTGGCACAGGAAGAACAGCAAAAGCAAGAAGAGAGAATGCATTTGTTTGACGACCATTTAAAACATAGTTATGACCTTTTAGCTGTTTTCATTCATCGAGGACAGGCAACGTTTGGACATTACTGGACATATATGCGTGATCTGGACACCGATGTTTTTCGAAAGTACAATGATGAATATGTTACAGAGGTTGACGAGAGTGAGGTTTTTGCAGACACTACGGGAAATACCGCTAATCCTTATATGTTAACG TATGTAAGGAAAGACTGCAGACATATAATTGAGTGTCTCTCTCGCAATCTAGATTTTTCAAACGAGAATCTCAAATAA
- the tbc1 gene encoding tubulin specific chaperone cofactor C, GTPase activating protein Tbc1: protein MEEELVLLRKEFLQRIYHDKPGADATREEKAKWFESRSEEVSKMTNILNEDKEQLAPYDRMKYMDQLSDLIVRLHETRSEILPRPPFRFHRSNHVQQQTKSITGKQIREDTKLKRFENETLFLSNLSNETVDGNFFDNQEQRPIKLIVQGLRGCNVHIPSCSTVHINESNDCTFHFRNIQGSLHISQLINSRLYASSHQFRLHESNHLSIELHCQTSPVLEGCNNIIFKNPSAHPILDFSWARPEPSPNYQIRS from the exons ATGGAAGAAGAGCTTGTGCTTTTGCGAAAAG AGTTTTTGCAACGAATATATCACGACAAGCCAGGAGCGGATGCTACTCGGGAGGAGAAAGCGAAATGGTTTGAGAGTCGATCCGAGGAGGTCTCAAAAATGACTAACATACTCAATGAAGACAAAGAACAGTTGGCACCCTATGACAGGATGAAATATATGGATCAACTCTCTGACTTGATCGTACGGTTACATGAAACACGTTCTGAAATCCTACCTCGTCCTCCTTTTCGTTTCCATCGATCCAACCATGTGCAGcagcaaacaaaatcaatCACTGGCAAGCAAATACGTGAAGATACAAAGCTCAAACGATTCGAAAATGAGACTCTTTTCTTGTCAAATCTGTCCAACGAAACCGTAGATGGTAATTTTTTCGATAATCAAGAGCAAAGGCCAATCAAGTTAATTGTACAAGGCTTAAGAGGATGCAATGTTCACATTCCAAGCTGTTCTACTGTTCACATCAATGAGTCAAATGACTGTACCTTTCACTTTCGCAACATTCAAGGATCCCTCCATATTTCTCAGTTAATAAACTCTCGGTTATATGCCTCTAGTCACCAG TTTCGGCTACATGAATCCAATCATCTCTCTATTGAATTGCACTGCCAAACTTCGCCTGTTTTAGAGGGCTGTAATAATATCATCTTCAAGAATCCTAGTGCACATCccattttggatttttcttGGGCTCGACCTGAACCATCCCCCAATTATCAAATAAGGTCATAA
- the spg4 gene encoding microtubule severing ATPase Spg4 codes for MSLEECYNATQTFAKVALHKQKSSDYMDAIVLFEKAKQNILDNPSFQFCQDTIEDLNQEERKYAEALICMLEQFTTQVDQLRNEIVLQEAAFQQLKNPQPVNYAPYKEEERPAKYRPKGSRERRGSATGTMQSNASSSSQLLVTPASTICRTSLRPTPPETEGNSPPKFTKSSKIKSVIFGNKFLSSPKPSKPINPPSEESRLKNANKAALLAWGLLSPSKKTDHPLPPSYIASSAAYKPHNPQIEGHHTYPPARSFESARPQPQSSHLPSTTSSSNTKQKSNLSKLSPSETSESIAIPKNYHGSPSPSGPASKLPIQLSSSSSTTNTLAKTDPASFEVPEFQLSSSSPSFVHPANFNNPFLRQLLSPSELSLSSVNDSMSSRSVNDGWDISSSTEKVANANMSPFSETQTVKSREEQVLHECPEIEEELGRNILREIVVKGDEVLWDDIAGLNAAKESLKEAVVYPFLRPDLFQGLREPARGMLLFGPPGTGKTMLARAVATESKSTFFSISASSLTSKFLGESEKLVRALFTLAKKLSPSIIFVDEIDSLLSARSADGNEHESSRRIKTEFLIQWSSLARAAASRESADQPRVLVLAATNVPWSIDEAARRRFVRRTYIPLPDETGRRVHIKNLLQHQKHYLTDEDIEHIIQATKFYSGSDLTALAKDAAMGPLRALGESLLFTKMELIRPINLQDFLQSLRVIRPSVNLDGLERYDRWNTEYGQQA; via the coding sequence ATGAGCTTAGAAGAATGTTACAATGCGACTCAAACCTTCGCAAAGGTAGCATTGCATAAGCAAAAGTCTTCAGATTATATGGACGCGATTGTGTTGTTTGAGAAAGCCAAACAAAATATACTCGACAATCCCAGCTTTCAATTTTGCCAAGATACTATCGAAGATTTGAACCAAGAAGAACGAAAGTACGCAGAGGCACTTATTTGCATGTTGGAACAATTCACAACGCAAGTTGACCAATTAAGAAATGAGATTGTGCTACAAGAAGCTGCCTTCCAACAACTCAAAAATCCTCAGCCAGTCAACTATGCACCGtataaagaagaagaaaggcCTGCGAAGTATCGACCGAAAGGAAGTCGGGAGAGACGAGGTTCGGCCACAGGGACCATGCAAAGCAATGCTAGTTCCTCTAGCCAACTTTTAGTTACCCCGGCCAGCACGATATGCCGTACATCATTGCGCCCAACTCCCCCAGAAACAGAAGGAAATAGCCCACCAAAATTCACAAAGTCCTCCAAGATAAAAAGTGTTATCTTTGGTAACAAATTCCTCTCATCACCCAAACCCTCTAAACCCATCAACCCTCCATCAGAAGAGTCACGACTGAAAAACGCGAATAAAGCTGCGCTACTTGCTTGGGGACTACTTTCTCCTTCCAAGAAGACAGATCATCCATTACCACCTTCTTACATTGCTTCGAGTGCCGCCTACAAGCCACATAATCCTCAAATTGAAGGGCACCATACTTATCCTCCAGCTCGTTCGTTTGAAAGTGCTCGTCCCCAGCCGCAGTCTTCTCATCTTCCCTCTACCACCTCATCAAGTAatacaaagcaaaagagTAATTTGTCGAAGCTAAGCCCCTCAGAGACTTCAGAATCAATTGCGATTCCGAAGAACTATCATGGATCTCCATCTCCGTCGGGTCCTGCATCAAAGCTACCTATTCAACTTTCCTCTTCAAGTTCCACTACAAACACACTCGCAAAGACGGACCCCGCTTCTTTTGAAGTCCCTGAATTTCAACtatcatcttcttctccttcttttgtgCATCCGGCCAACTTTAacaatccttttttaaGACAATTGTTATCTCCTTCGGAGCTCTCACTTTCATCCGTTAATGACAGCATGTCTTCCCGTAGTGTCAACGACGGATGGgacatttcttcttccacAGAAAAAGTTGCGAATGCAAACATGAGTCCATTTTCAGAAACACAGACTGTTAAAAGCAGAGAAGAGCAAGTACTCCATGAATGTCCAGAAATTGAGGAGGAATTAGGAAGGAATATTCTAAGAGAAATTGTAGTTAAAGGAGACGAAGTACTCTGGGATGACATTGCCGGCTTAAATGCGGCGAAGGAGTCTTTGAAGGAGGCAGTCGTATACCCCTTTTTGCGACCAGATTTGTTTCAGGGTCTTCGTGAACCAGCTCGTGGTATGCTTCTTTTCGGTCCTCCAGGAACAGGGAAAACAATGCTAGCTCGTGCGGTAGCGACCGAATCGAAATctacctttttttcaatatcGGCATCAAGTTTGACATCCAAATTTTTGGGAGAATCGGAAAAATTGGTTCGAGCTCTATTTACGTTAGCAAAAAAGCTATCTCCTAGTATAATCTTCGTAGATGAAATCGATTCGCTATTATCGGCTAGGAGTGCTGATGGAAATGAGCATGAAAGCTCGAGACGAATCAAAACGGAATTCCTAATCCAGTGGTCTTCGCTTGCAAGAGCTGCTGCTTCCAGAGAATCAGCCGATCAACCAAGAGTTTTAGTTCTTGCAGCCACAAATGTACCATGGTCAATTGATGAGGCTGCTCGCAGAAGATTTGTTCGCCGAACCTATATTCCTTTACCTGACGAAACGGGACGACGAGTTCATATCAAAAATCTTTTGCAACACCAAAAGCATTACCTGACGGATGAGGACATCGAACATATTATTCAAGCTACCAAATTTTACTCTGGATCTGATTTAACAGCTTTGGCCAAAGACGCAGCTATGGGTCCATTGCGAGCTTTGGGAGAATCGCTGTTATTCACAAAGATGGAATTAATTCGTCCAATTAATCTTCAAGACTTCCTGCAGAGTCTTAGAGTAATTAGACCTAGTGTGAATTTGGACGGATTGGAACGATATGATCGGTGGAATACAGAATATGGGCAGCAAGCATAA